The following are encoded together in the Capsulimonas corticalis genome:
- a CDS encoding FtsB family cell division protein — protein sequence MAAAVALVAKAIRPYREASIQSSQLADSNGQIQSLDAENAALRRRIAYLQTSEGEMSEARKMGYLRPGEIPIVVEGAATSWSDAPVQPSPSPAQNNFRERAQHFWRSLTGLRSH from the coding sequence ATGGCCGCCGCGGTGGCGCTGGTGGCGAAGGCGATCCGTCCGTACCGCGAGGCGAGCATCCAAAGCAGCCAGCTGGCGGATTCCAACGGACAGATCCAGAGTCTTGATGCGGAGAATGCGGCCCTGCGCCGCCGCATCGCCTATTTGCAAACTTCGGAAGGCGAGATGAGCGAAGCCCGTAAAATGGGCTATTTGCGCCCGGGAGAGATCCCCATCGTGGTGGAGGGCGCCGCGACCTCGTGGTCGGACGCGCCCGTCCAGCCCTCGCCTTCCCCCGCGCAGAATAACTTTCGCGAACGCGCCCAGCACTTCTGGCGCTCGCTGACAGGCCTGCGCTCTCACTAA
- a CDS encoding (2Fe-2S) ferredoxin domain-containing protein, whose product MTPNSHNVRYHFLICGNTRPSDSLLPSCGPQGGSAIADAFRQGVARRGWPAGVKVTATGCLTPCLLGPNLVVYPEGTWYSGVTVSDVEEIIAAHLDHGAVVERLRMPAEARLW is encoded by the coding sequence GTGACACCTAACAGCCATAACGTCCGATACCACTTTCTCATCTGCGGCAACACTCGCCCGTCCGATAGCCTGCTGCCAAGCTGTGGACCCCAGGGCGGTTCGGCGATCGCCGACGCGTTTCGCCAGGGCGTCGCGCGCCGAGGATGGCCGGCCGGCGTCAAAGTCACGGCGACGGGATGCCTGACGCCCTGCCTGCTCGGTCCCAACCTGGTCGTCTATCCCGAAGGGACCTGGTACAGCGGCGTGACGGTGAGTGATGTTGAAGAGATCATTGCCGCGCATCTCGACCACGGAGCCGTCGTCGAGCGCCTGCGGATGCCGGCGGAAGCCCGGCTCTGGTAG
- the pyrF gene encoding orotidine-5'-phosphate decarboxylase, with translation MSNTSRILLPLDTDTADKAVDLAVRLKDDVAGFKVGLELINAAGFDVFERIYDAAGKDAKIFYDCKFHDIPNTVAGASRAAAKRGVWMFNVHASGGSAMMRAAVQGAAEGAEAGGHARKPLVLAVTILTSIAPEVLSGELGVERPLKDHVVSLARLAQDSGCDGIVASPHEIAAIREACGPDFVLVIPGVRPAGADVGDQKRVMTPGEAVALGADYLVVGRPVYGAPDPSAAARAINAEADAARNNG, from the coding sequence ATGTCAAACACAAGCCGTATTCTCCTTCCCCTTGATACCGACACCGCCGACAAGGCTGTCGACCTCGCCGTTCGTCTCAAGGACGATGTCGCCGGCTTCAAAGTTGGCCTCGAACTGATCAACGCCGCCGGGTTCGATGTCTTTGAGCGTATCTATGACGCCGCCGGAAAAGACGCGAAGATCTTCTACGACTGCAAATTTCACGATATCCCCAACACCGTCGCCGGCGCGTCGCGCGCGGCGGCGAAGCGGGGCGTTTGGATGTTCAATGTCCATGCGTCCGGCGGCTCGGCGATGATGCGCGCGGCCGTACAGGGCGCGGCGGAAGGCGCGGAGGCGGGCGGTCATGCGCGCAAGCCTCTGGTGCTGGCGGTGACGATCCTCACCAGCATCGCGCCGGAAGTGCTGTCGGGCGAATTGGGCGTGGAGCGGCCGCTGAAGGACCATGTCGTGAGTCTGGCGCGTTTGGCGCAGGACAGCGGGTGTGATGGGATCGTGGCGTCGCCGCATGAGATCGCGGCGATCCGTGAGGCGTGCGGGCCGGACTTTGTGCTGGTTATCCCCGGCGTTCGTCCGGCGGGCGCGGATGTCGGCGACCAGAAGCGCGTGATGACGCCCGGCGAGGCCGTCGCGCTCGGCGCGGATTATCTGGTGGTGGGGCGGCCCGTCTACGGGGCTCCGGATCCATCGGCGGCCGCGCGCGCGATCAATGCGGAAGCGGACGCCGCGCGGAACAACGGATAG
- a CDS encoding Bax inhibitor-1/YccA family protein translates to MNNYPNYSEARSVAGETSLIQRVCYLLASSLLVTAGAAWWAASAGLPPVLFFPLVIGTFICVAAVYFTRRQPVISLLLLYALSIMEGLIMGPVLGMISKSFTMGPMIIAESAALSALLVVGLGSYVWISNKDFGGLGKMLFWALIGLLVVGVIGMFVNMGAGGTLLYSLAGTAIFCGFVLYDVSNIKHRFGPEDYVIATVELYLDFINLFWYILQILLTVSGGGSRRND, encoded by the coding sequence ATGAACAACTACCCTAATTATAGTGAAGCGAGGTCAGTAGCAGGAGAGACTTCGCTGATCCAGCGCGTTTGTTATCTGCTCGCCTCCAGCCTTCTGGTGACGGCCGGCGCGGCCTGGTGGGCGGCGAGCGCGGGATTGCCGCCAGTGTTGTTCTTTCCACTGGTGATAGGAACGTTTATCTGTGTTGCCGCTGTGTATTTCACGCGCCGCCAACCAGTGATCAGTCTGCTGCTGCTGTATGCGCTAAGCATCATGGAAGGCTTGATCATGGGTCCCGTGCTGGGCATGATCTCAAAAAGCTTCACCATGGGGCCAATGATTATCGCCGAATCCGCTGCGCTTTCCGCGCTGCTTGTGGTCGGTTTGGGCAGTTATGTCTGGATCTCGAACAAGGATTTTGGCGGCTTGGGTAAGATGCTCTTCTGGGCGCTCATCGGTCTGCTCGTCGTGGGCGTGATCGGCATGTTTGTGAACATGGGCGCAGGCGGCACACTGCTCTACTCGCTTGCGGGCACTGCGATATTCTGCGGCTTTGTGCTCTATGATGTCTCCAATATCAAGCACCGCTTTGGCCCGGAAGATTACGTGATCGCAACCGTGGAGTTGTATCTGGACTTTATCAACTTGTTCTGGTACATCCTTCAGATCCTTCTGACCGTCAGCGGCGGCGGCTCTCGACGAAACGATTAA
- a CDS encoding isoaspartyl peptidase/L-asparaginase yields MLVVASENGSVGIGAAIAAMRAGGSALDAVEAATREVERNESDHSVGVGGYPNILGEVELDASIMEGAARRAGAVAAIKGYPHPISVARAILDYLPHHVLLAGEGAAQFAAEHGFTPMTLLTPEAEAAWRRVTRRPGFAEASLTVQARMAQDPEKTVGTVNFLALDDRGQIASAVSTSGWAFKYPGRVGDSPIIGAGNYCDNRYGACACTGLGELAIRASLARMTVAALARGLSIPDAAREAMADLALLPMPAEIAPAMSMVTLDRHGNHGGFTLSEGLKYVWQDGTMPEARVEERTVVVLG; encoded by the coding sequence ATGCTCGTGGTCGCGAGTGAGAATGGAAGCGTCGGGATCGGGGCCGCCATCGCGGCGATGCGCGCCGGCGGATCGGCGCTGGACGCCGTGGAGGCGGCGACGCGTGAGGTGGAGCGGAATGAAAGCGATCATTCCGTCGGCGTTGGCGGATACCCCAACATCTTAGGCGAGGTGGAGCTGGACGCCTCGATCATGGAAGGCGCCGCACGGCGCGCCGGCGCCGTGGCCGCGATCAAAGGCTACCCGCACCCCATTTCGGTCGCCCGCGCCATTCTGGACTATCTTCCCCATCATGTGCTCCTGGCGGGCGAGGGCGCGGCTCAGTTCGCCGCCGAGCATGGTTTCACGCCCATGACGCTGCTCACCCCCGAAGCCGAAGCCGCCTGGCGACGCGTCACACGACGTCCCGGCTTCGCCGAAGCATCGCTCACGGTCCAGGCGCGCATGGCCCAGGATCCGGAGAAGACCGTCGGCACCGTGAACTTCCTGGCGCTCGATGATCGCGGCCAAATCGCCAGCGCCGTCAGCACGTCTGGATGGGCGTTCAAGTACCCCGGACGCGTCGGCGACAGCCCCATCATCGGCGCCGGCAACTACTGCGACAACCGCTACGGCGCCTGCGCCTGCACGGGCCTCGGAGAGCTTGCGATCCGCGCCAGCCTTGCCCGCATGACCGTCGCCGCCCTGGCGCGCGGTCTAAGCATCCCCGACGCCGCCCGCGAAGCCATGGCCGACCTGGCGCTCCTTCCCATGCCGGCGGAAATCGCCCCGGCGATGAGCATGGTCACTCTGGACCGGCATGGTAACCATGGAGGGTTTACGCTGTCGGAGGGATTGAAGTACGTCTGGCAGGATGGGACGATGCCGGAGGCGAGAGTTGAGGAGCGGACGGTGGTTGTGTTGGGATAG
- the rpmA gene encoding 50S ribosomal protein L27, producing MAHKKGVGSTRNGRDSNPKMLGVKEFAGEEVRAGNILLRQRGTQFDPGVNVGMGRDHTLYSLIDGFVEFEGHSKATRRISVYPERVQH from the coding sequence ATGGCCCATAAAAAGGGCGTCGGGTCGACACGAAACGGCCGCGACAGCAACCCCAAGATGCTCGGTGTGAAGGAATTCGCCGGCGAAGAAGTTCGTGCGGGCAACATCTTGCTCCGCCAGCGCGGCACCCAGTTCGATCCCGGCGTCAACGTCGGCATGGGCCGGGACCACACCCTGTACTCCTTGATCGACGGCTTCGTCGAGTTCGAGGGGCACAGCAAGGCCACCCGCCGCATCAGCGTTTACCCGGAGCGCGTCCAGCACTAA
- a CDS encoding MFS transporter, which translates to MSDHSATIDPASRPRKHLLDMNGYQWAVLFAAWLGWGFDVFDGLLFNFVAPNCVPTLLHLRAGSDAAKHATAYWTGVATSILLIGWAMGGIVFGKIADRIGRSRTLMLTILLYAGGTAACAIAPSLPLLLLFRFIASLGIGGEWAAGASLVAEVVPEKRRVEAGALLYTSAPFGLFFAVFVNSVISTVYFADRPESSWRYVLACGLIPAAFAFFVRSLVKEPEVWERSDIRQRGRIRELFTPQYRSATLSGFIPALTILITWWTCNAFLQVIAADMALATAAAQGLTAHATTALKTSWITLGSNAFNCGGLLGTLLTIPAAKYLGRRTMFGVYFLGSAAALFTAFGHRWDPITQLWLFFPIGVTVFGVFGACTYYLPELFPTRLRATGAGFCYNAGRFITAIGPFIVGSYAKAGPSALGSVLHILCFVAAVPIIGLMFLPWVIETKNRVLED; encoded by the coding sequence ATGAGCGACCATAGCGCGACAATCGACCCCGCGAGCCGGCCTCGCAAGCATTTATTGGATATGAACGGGTACCAGTGGGCCGTTCTCTTCGCCGCCTGGCTCGGCTGGGGCTTCGATGTCTTTGACGGCCTGCTGTTCAACTTTGTCGCGCCCAACTGCGTGCCGACACTGCTCCACTTGCGCGCGGGCAGCGACGCCGCCAAGCACGCGACGGCGTACTGGACAGGGGTCGCCACCTCCATCCTTCTCATTGGCTGGGCGATGGGCGGAATCGTCTTCGGCAAGATCGCCGACCGGATCGGACGCTCGCGCACGCTGATGCTCACGATCCTGCTCTACGCCGGCGGCACCGCCGCCTGCGCCATCGCGCCGTCCCTGCCGCTGCTGCTGCTGTTCCGGTTCATTGCGAGCCTGGGAATTGGCGGCGAGTGGGCGGCGGGCGCTTCGCTGGTCGCGGAAGTGGTCCCGGAAAAGCGGCGCGTCGAGGCCGGCGCGCTGCTGTACACGTCGGCGCCGTTCGGACTGTTCTTCGCCGTTTTCGTGAACAGCGTCATCTCCACGGTCTATTTCGCGGATCGCCCGGAAAGTTCGTGGCGCTATGTGCTGGCGTGCGGCCTGATCCCGGCGGCCTTCGCCTTTTTCGTACGGTCATTGGTCAAGGAGCCCGAAGTTTGGGAGCGGAGCGATATCCGCCAGCGCGGACGGATCCGCGAACTGTTTACGCCCCAGTATCGAAGCGCGACGCTCAGCGGATTTATCCCCGCCCTCACGATCCTGATCACGTGGTGGACGTGCAATGCGTTCCTGCAAGTCATCGCGGCCGACATGGCGCTGGCGACCGCCGCCGCGCAGGGCTTGACCGCGCACGCCACGACGGCGCTCAAAACGTCCTGGATCACGCTCGGTTCCAACGCTTTTAATTGCGGCGGCCTGCTCGGAACGCTGCTGACGATCCCCGCCGCCAAATACCTGGGCCGCCGCACGATGTTCGGCGTTTACTTTCTCGGCTCGGCGGCGGCGCTCTTCACGGCGTTCGGACATCGCTGGGATCCGATCACGCAGCTCTGGCTGTTCTTCCCGATCGGCGTCACCGTCTTCGGCGTCTTCGGAGCCTGCACCTACTACCTTCCCGAGCTCTTCCCCACCCGTCTGCGCGCCACCGGCGCGGGCTTCTGCTACAATGCCGGACGGTTCATCACGGCGATCGGGCCATTCATCGTCGGCAGCTACGCCAAGGCGGGACCAAGCGCCCTCGGCAGCGTCCTGCATATTCTGTGCTTTGTCGCCGCCGTCCCGATCATCGGCTTGATGTTCCTGCCATGGGTCATCGAAACCAAAAACCGAGTGCTGGAGGATTAG
- a CDS encoding DUF5666 domain-containing protein: MWKSWTGAALALSCIGTIVALPTTARAAQDNSSYPYQGQENFHIDGRIDKVDSERDTIVVVSDKGRAYTVDTTDAKIQLPRGGKNAETGDLVPDMRVSLDGRLLSDNILAADTLKVQPGQPGRSVDPAPPSEQPDRDPNRPSPSNHPDPSSETHAYRQQPIEMRGTVVKVDDDRGRLVLHVNDHERTIAVDDRTDLRGVPGGDADHIGVSVGDRLTVRGLLRPDGVVYANALSLGRQIDGALPGNANTDHLLVGRVSQTSNRLETRDLKVHIAGDRDVKVIVPSGIPIERDGKRISVHDLSKSDTIRVEGSYDGDEFRADRIEVLAG; the protein is encoded by the coding sequence ATGTGGAAATCGTGGACCGGCGCCGCGCTGGCGCTGAGCTGCATCGGTACGATCGTCGCGCTTCCCACGACGGCCCGCGCGGCGCAGGATAACTCGTCCTATCCCTACCAGGGACAGGAAAACTTTCACATTGACGGGCGTATCGACAAGGTGGACTCGGAGCGCGACACCATCGTCGTGGTGAGCGACAAGGGACGCGCCTATACGGTGGATACGACCGACGCCAAGATCCAGCTGCCGCGCGGCGGCAAGAACGCCGAGACCGGCGATCTTGTCCCCGACATGCGCGTCAGTCTGGATGGGCGCTTGCTGTCGGACAATATCCTGGCCGCCGACACGCTGAAGGTTCAGCCCGGACAGCCTGGCCGCAGCGTCGATCCCGCGCCTCCTTCCGAGCAGCCGGATCGCGACCCCAATCGCCCGTCTCCCAGCAATCACCCCGATCCCTCGTCCGAAACGCACGCCTACCGGCAGCAGCCGATTGAGATGCGCGGCACAGTCGTCAAAGTTGATGACGACCGAGGCCGCCTGGTCCTCCATGTCAACGACCACGAGCGCACCATCGCCGTGGATGACCGCACGGACCTGCGCGGCGTTCCCGGCGGCGACGCCGACCACATCGGCGTCAGCGTCGGCGATCGCCTCACCGTACGCGGCCTCCTGCGGCCCGACGGCGTCGTCTATGCGAACGCCCTGAGCCTGGGGCGGCAGATCGACGGCGCGCTGCCCGGAAATGCGAATACCGATCATCTCTTAGTCGGCCGAGTCTCGCAGACCAGCAACCGTTTGGAGACGCGCGACCTCAAGGTCCATATCGCCGGAGACCGTGACGTGAAGGTCATCGTGCCGAGCGGGATTCCGATTGAGCGCGACGGCAAGCGGATTTCGGTGCACGATCTGAGCAAGAGCGATACGATTCGGGTGGAGGGCAGCTACGACGGAGACGAGTTCCGGGCAGATCGGATTGAGGTGCTGGCGGGATAA
- the rplU gene encoding 50S ribosomal protein L21 — protein sequence MYAIVRAGGKQYRVEEKNIIAVDKFEGAAGDTVTLGEVLFIGGNDNPQWGVPVVSGATVTAKILAQAKAKKIDAFTYKAKKNVRKHWGHRQQITRVQIESISAG from the coding sequence ATGTACGCTATCGTCCGCGCCGGCGGAAAGCAATATCGAGTAGAAGAAAAGAACATTATCGCGGTCGATAAGTTCGAAGGCGCCGCTGGCGACACTGTCACCCTGGGCGAGGTGCTTTTCATCGGCGGGAATGATAACCCCCAGTGGGGCGTCCCTGTCGTTTCGGGAGCGACTGTCACCGCGAAGATCCTGGCCCAAGCCAAAGCGAAGAAGATCGACGCCTTCACCTATAAGGCGAAGAAGAACGTCCGCAAGCATTGGGGACATCGCCAGCAGATCACGCGTGTGCAGATCGAGTCCATCAGCGCCGGCTAA
- a CDS encoding Rne/Rng family ribonuclease, with product MAKEIIVNVGHRETRIAVLDDKLLVELHVEREQRVVGNLYKAKVDNVLQGMDAAFVEIGLERNAFLYVADILPEDDEEGGGRFRGRDRRDLHIKDLVQRGDQLLVQVVKGPRGTKGSRVSTRVSLPGRFLVLMPEANNLGVSRKIDESKERDRLKKIVQSFREPGFGVIVRTEAEGRGAAELRQDYLMLTETWREVQAKSKTTQAPALIHQDMGLVYKILRDAFGSDIGRLVIDSPTDYAQAHEIISRISPDLQDRIELYDGEKPIFEFFKIEDDIERLLRRKVPLKSGGSLIIDQTEALVSIDVNSGKFTGTTGLADTILKTNLEATEEIARQLRLRDLGGMIILDFIDMDSPRDKKTVMDAFVKALKDDRSRTKISSISALGLIEMTRKRTGETVDTAMTEICPYCHGLGRVDSAETVSLSVERELRRLAATTQSEAFVVTAHPDVAAHLVGAQGEDLEILERQLRRSIYVRSGPSWHHVEKYDIDQTSIQKVEQTLAVPRRGQVVECVVSRDDPHGERAPWAISYLLPQRAFQVDLANGAKYAGQTVRVRLTDVRRSIAIGEVVGGASKGGSRENSNGGNERTGGGERHQPRERTPSN from the coding sequence ATGGCTAAAGAAATTATCGTCAACGTCGGACACCGCGAGACACGGATCGCGGTGCTCGACGATAAGCTGCTCGTGGAGCTCCATGTGGAGCGCGAGCAGCGTGTTGTCGGCAACCTGTACAAGGCGAAAGTGGATAACGTGCTGCAAGGCATGGACGCCGCGTTCGTCGAGATCGGTCTGGAGCGCAATGCGTTTCTCTACGTCGCGGACATTCTGCCCGAAGACGACGAAGAGGGCGGGGGACGCTTCCGTGGCCGTGACCGCCGCGACCTTCATATCAAGGATTTGGTTCAGCGCGGCGATCAGCTGCTCGTGCAGGTCGTCAAAGGCCCGCGCGGCACCAAAGGCTCCCGCGTCTCCACCCGTGTCTCCCTTCCCGGCCGCTTCCTCGTCCTCATGCCCGAGGCTAACAACCTGGGCGTCTCCCGCAAAATCGACGAAAGCAAAGAGCGCGACCGTCTGAAAAAGATCGTGCAGAGCTTCCGCGAACCGGGCTTCGGCGTCATCGTGCGCACGGAAGCCGAGGGACGCGGCGCCGCCGAACTGCGCCAGGACTACTTAATGCTCACGGAGACATGGCGCGAAGTCCAGGCCAAGTCCAAGACGACGCAGGCGCCCGCCCTGATCCATCAGGACATGGGCCTGGTCTACAAAATCCTGCGCGACGCCTTCGGTTCGGACATCGGCCGCCTGGTCATCGATTCGCCGACGGACTACGCTCAGGCGCACGAAATTATCTCCCGCATCTCCCCCGATCTTCAGGACCGGATCGAGCTTTACGATGGCGAAAAGCCGATCTTCGAGTTCTTTAAGATCGAGGACGACATCGAGCGCCTGCTGCGCCGCAAGGTTCCGCTGAAGTCCGGCGGCTCGCTGATCATCGATCAGACCGAAGCGCTGGTCTCCATCGACGTCAACAGCGGCAAGTTCACCGGCACCACCGGCCTTGCCGATACGATTTTGAAAACCAATCTTGAAGCCACGGAAGAGATCGCCCGCCAGCTGCGCCTGCGCGACCTGGGCGGCATGATCATTCTGGACTTTATCGACATGGACAGTCCCCGGGACAAGAAGACCGTCATGGACGCCTTCGTGAAGGCGCTGAAGGACGACCGCTCCCGCACTAAGATTTCCAGCATCTCCGCCCTCGGCCTCATCGAGATGACGCGCAAGCGCACCGGCGAGACCGTCGACACGGCGATGACCGAGATTTGCCCGTACTGCCACGGCCTGGGCCGCGTTGACAGCGCCGAGACCGTCTCGCTGAGCGTCGAGCGCGAACTGCGCCGCCTGGCCGCCACCACCCAGAGCGAAGCCTTCGTGGTCACCGCGCACCCGGATGTCGCCGCGCACCTCGTCGGCGCGCAGGGCGAAGACCTGGAGATCCTGGAGCGCCAGCTGCGCCGTTCGATCTATGTCCGCTCCGGCCCGTCCTGGCACCACGTCGAGAAGTACGACATCGATCAAACGTCGATCCAAAAAGTCGAGCAGACTCTCGCCGTTCCGCGGCGGGGGCAGGTTGTCGAATGCGTCGTCTCCCGCGACGATCCGCATGGCGAGCGCGCTCCCTGGGCGATCTCGTACCTCCTGCCGCAGCGCGCCTTCCAGGTGGACCTCGCCAACGGCGCCAAGTACGCCGGCCAAACCGTCCGCGTCCGCCTGACGGACGTCCGCCGCTCCATCGCCATCGGTGAAGTCGTCGGCGGCGCCTCCAAGGGCGGCAGCCGCGAGAACAGCAATGGCGGCAACGAACGAACCGGCGGCGGCGAACGCCACCAGCCGCGCGAGCGGACGCCTTCGAATTAA